ccgtctaggtgaagtcagggccaaagtggtgtgttgagcagtaggaacacggttccaagaaaccactgccctcaaccaccaggatcccctcctccaccgacacagggccgcaacccacggcaaacgggttggtggaccaaatatccccccgggtccactacgggagtgtcggcgagctcttggcgttacccagcacccaccacgaggaggtggctcgccacgggtgcccataGAAACAAAGAAGCTGTTACctataaagtattatacttttctattaTCCACTTCTAAAcagccaatcaaacagatcatgtgGCTATCTTGGCGAAACATCGAATGATTTTCACTGTAATACCAAATATCGTTTTCCATGGAAGACACTCCGTCATTAGCCATCTATGAGTCCTGTTATGTGAGGAGACGCTATGTTTGCTTTTCGATTTAAGCTGTAAGAACAGACCTTTTAACGTATGATTCATGACGAGTAGACGTATTGCAAATGATGTCTGTGTGTCTATTAATGCCTCGTCCATACAACCCAGTGGTAAACAtcgtgagcatcaatctaatCAGACTGGACACGATGACAACCAAGATATGTGCAGACCTAAAACCATTGGCGAAATGACTAGacaatcacacaaacacacaaaaaaattatgatatgaatataaatagGTATGATAAAAATCATAATTATGTATTCATGCTACTTTGCAAATCGTTAACAAAACGAAACATACACCTCATTGTAGGATGCCTGCGTTTGTGTGTATTGAATTTATGTATGGTTTAGTACTAGGAACACAAAATATGGTAACTTAGTGGGTAGAGTGTCGAAAAACTGGGTTTCATTCTCAGCAAAAGAACAAcgcgtgaaacccatttctaatatcctccgtcgtgatattgccaaGCACTCAATACAAAAAGTAAgttaacatttcaatatatccCATACGGGAATAGATAATTTCAAGGGACTATCTGCTCACTTATGGCGGATAAACCATATGAGTGAATATTGAGTGTGAGGAAAGGATTTCCATTCCATTTCCAGTTTCGCAGGCGGCTCATGTCGCGAAAAGAAGGACTGAGAGTTTCTGAAGTGTTTCGAGACTTCCATTTGCTTTCTTTGATTCCAGGTGTATAATGGCACAGGCAGCCTGCTAGCATCTCTGTCAGGTTCGCATTCAGGGTATACCGTTCAGCCGTCCACCTACTATCGTATGGAATTTACGTCAGACGTGTCTATCGGATCATCCGGCTTCAGGGCTGTGTGGACTTGTGCGTAACTTCCACTGTCCATATATACTATAATTATGTTCACAGAGTTACAATTTCATAGTATACCTTAGATACCTCAAATATGACTGTTGCATGTACATTAACACTTCCACTATGACGGTTGAATCAAGGCCTCGCTCGTCTTGATGAAGATCAATCCTTAATTTAATAGATGTAATGTACAAAGCTCAGTTATGGTACTGTAGCGAGTGAATTAAAATACACCTTTTCGGTATAACGTACTCCAGCATCTGCATGATGTTAAGATGATGTTATGAGCCTCTTCGTGTTGTTGAGAGTGACCTGGCAAGGGGACTGAGTGCTGACATATATATTGCCAGGTCAAAAGCTTCGAAACATTTTATTAGAGTCCTGTTGCTCACTGTCAGATAGGGGTTCATGCTGAAATATTTGTACAGCATCTGATCTGACACGTGGAACGGCATGGGATTACAAGAATGCCAAAGAGGCTATTCATTCTGTAATGACCATCAACACATAGGACATACCTCCACAAACTGCCAGCTTTTCATAGTCTCTAATGCCATCACACCTACTTTCACAGCTATTCCTACGATATCTGGCTTACCAACACCATACAAAGTAAACGAGTCAAGAAGAGTGATGTTGGACTGTAGTTCCTACACTCAGTCATCTACCAAAGAAACCTACACCTGGACGTACAAGGGTTCCACTGTCAGTCCGGGGCCTGTACTGTACATTGAGAACATCAAGAAGAATCAAGCTGGCCAGTACACCTGCACTGCCACAAACTCAGTTGGTCCTGCGTCAGCAGCAGTCCTCGTAGTCGTACAATGTGAGTGGCGTCATGGCGTAACAGACATCACGTCTTTGATCacgattgttgtttaacgagtAAGGACATAtataataatgtttgtttgtttggaacGAAAATAGAAATGATTGTCGTTTAACGAAGCAGACATGAATACTACTGTTTGTTGGTTGATTGTTGAAGCGGACATAAATAattacaaatgaaataaaatatactgtgtgtttgttggttatCAAGCgaatacaaataataatataagTTGATTGTTTGTGAATTGAAGCgtacataaataataatatgtgtTGGCTGGTTAACAAAACAGACATAAATACTGTTTGTATGCTTGTAGTTTGTTGAAGCGGAGataaataataatgtttttttgCTTGTTGTGTGTTGAAGCGGACATAAATAATAATGTTAGTTGGCCGCTTGTGTAttgaagtgtacatgaaaaataatgtttattggttggttggttggttgacgaAGCGGACATTTCTGATAATGTTAGCTTGCGGGTTAGCAAAGCGGACATAAATGGTAACGAGGCAATCAAAGGAGTTATACCGGAAGGAAGTGACTCAATGGAAGAGTTCGGATAACTCATGTTTTCTATGTTTGCTATTtaatgctacactcagcaatgttccagccacACGGCGCCTGTCTGTATACAatcaagtctgtaccagactgaacatcgatctacgtaatgtGAATACGAATGTATAAACCAATACAGCGAgccaatccctttagtcgcatcaaaaatggattgctgaagatcagctctaagccggatcttcacgggtctatactAAAGATTATGTAACGTAAATTATCACGTGACATTCCCATCATGCAAGAGAATCCGTACTACATGTACATCGTTGATAATAACATATGAATTTTCATCTGTGTGTCTAATGTATGATAAATTGAACATGTGTACAGTATTTATGTTGCTATGATACAAACTTACAAGTCTTGGGAAGTATGTTTGGTATCAGCGTTGCACCAACAAAAAAACTTTTCCCACGTATGAAAAGATATATTGGCAGTTCATTGTTCTAGATTCACCACGAATATCTGGACTCCCCTCCACTTTCCAAGTGACTGAATCTTCCAGCTTAAGACTGGATTGCAGTACATATACAACACAGGGCAACCCATCAGTAACCAACTACAATTGGACACACGGAGAGTCAACCGTCACTACAGGATCTGTCTTGACAAGAAACAGTATTAGTAGGAGACAGGGAGGGGCATACACCTGTACTGTCAGAAACACAGTAGGATCAGACTCCGCCTCGGTCAACGTTGACGTAAGATGTGAGCTTCCTTGCATTATACTTGCGGTACATAGTTGATAGAAGAATGACAGGTCCTATCCTTTCGGGTGATTATGCATTCAGACCCTTGTAATCATCACAATTGTGAACAAAGCTCTTCCTTTTCTTTAGACAAATTAATAAGCACTTATTCTACTAACATCAATCGTGTATAGTGAATATAACATGTATTATACAATGAACTAGGCAACAACCATACAGTCATTTAAGCATTTGAAAACCTGTTGATTTGTAAAACTAACTTATAATTGCAAAATCACATCGGTTGTAAgcagaaacatttgtcattgtcGCTTTACACTGACCCAGGTGCTGTTGTTGTATCAACAATTTTTGTGCACATCTTATACGTGGAAATCAAGTGAAAACTGAGGGTTGTTTCACCAACGCAACTGCGAAAATATGATCACCTTCTAGAGGCGTCAATGAATTAGTAacttattattgtatgtatccTCCGCATTATCTCAGCCATACGACAAGCCAacacattttttaatgtaaatTACATAATGGTCATGCATATGTGGTACAACTTTCCATCCATATGTATAAATGGCACTCAAGCAGTTTTGtcgatttgtttgtttttcagattcACCACAGATATCTGAACTCCCATCTTCCTACCAAGTGACTGAGACAGCTAGTTTAAGACTGGATTGCAGTACATATACAACGCAGGGCAACCCATCAGCAATCAACTACACTTGGACATACAGAGGGTCAACCGTCAAAACAGGAGCAGTATTGACAAGAAACAGTATTAGTAGGACACAGGGAGGGACATACACCTGTACTGTCAGAAACACAGTAGGATCAGACTCCGCCTCGGTCAACGTTGACGTAAGATGTGAGAAACATTGTTTACTGTTACTACTAAAGGGCGGAGATTCTGTGGCAGGTTTGAAGCCTATTCACTGTCTCGCATTGGTTACCTTCACCATCATGAATATAGAATGTTCCTGCTATGCACAGGATTAATTTATGCGTACTTTTCAAAGGTTAACTTCACGAAAGGGACCAACCACTGGTAAAGAtgtatttgtttccatttgttCCATATTTAGAAGAAAGGATATTCAGTCATTCCGTCAAGGTACAGCCGCGAATGCATTTGAAACCCTGGAACAACTTTGCATCCATACATATGAATGGTCAATGACCAGTGTTGTTCACTCTCCAATGTTGCAGATTCGCCACAAATTTCTGGACTCCTATCCACTTACAAAGTGACAGAGTCAGCTAGGTTAAGACTGGATTGTAGTAAACACACACAGCAAGGCAACCCGTCGGGAACCAACTATACTTGGACACACAGAGGGTCAACTGTCAGTACAGGAGCTGTATTGACACTAAACAGCATCAGTAGGAGACAGAGAGGGACGTACACCTGTACTGTCAGAAATACAGTGGGATCAGCTTCTGCACTGGTCAACATTGATGTAACATGTAAGGAAAATTGTTCATTGTTAAcatgagagaaaaaaaacactATGACAAGTTCAAAGCGCGAACCATGTCGCGTCTATGTACCTTATACCATGGCGTAAAATGTTCGTGTTTTCCACGACATTAATTTATGAGTAATGTGGAAATCATTATCACAAAAGCATGGAAGCAATGGTTAAGTCGTACATGCATCCCTGAAGGGATGTCCTCTATTTAGAAGAAGGGCTAGTGATATTTAGTTATGGTAAAAACCGAATGCCTTTAAACGAGCGGAACATCATTGCAACCTTCAGTGGGAATGGATCAGGATCTCTGTTGTTGATTTTCTAATGATGTAGATTCGCCACAAATATCTGGACTCCCATCTTCCTACCAAGTGACTGAGGCAGCTAGTTTAAGACTGGACTGTAGTACATATACAACACGAGGCAACCCATCAGTAACCAACTACACCTGGTTACACGGAGGATCAACTGTCAGTACAGGAGCAGTACTGACAAGACACAGTATTAGTAGGACACAGGGAGGGGCGTACACCTGTACTGTCAGAAACACAGTAGGATCAGACTCCGCCTCGGTCAACGTTGACGTAAGATGTAAGGATAATTCTTAACTCTTTACTCGACTCTGTTAAAACAGTGATGGACTCCTGTCTCGTCTGTTAACCTTCACCACCTTAAGCAGCATTATTGTTTGCGTTATTTTGAAATCTCTTCCATGAAAGGTTCCAGACACTGAGAATGTCGTATTTCCTCCCATCAAGATATGCTCCCCTATCTAGAAGGAAGGTTAGTGAATGCCACTATGGTAACGATCGAATGTATCTGCAAAACTACAACAGCTAGAACTACATCCATCAATCTCAAATGTTTGTGACTAGTGTGGGTGACTCCACAATGTTACAGATTCACCACAAATATCTGGACTCCCATCTTCCTACCAAGTGACTGAGGCAGCTAGTTTAAGACTGGACTGTAGTACATATACAACACGAGGCAACCCTTCAATAACCAACTACTCCTGGTCACACGGAGAGTCAACCGTCAGTACAGGAGCAGTACTGACAAGAAACAGTATTAGTAGGAGACAGGGAGGGGCATACACCTGTACTGTCAGAAACACAGTAGGATCAGACTCCGCCTCGGTCAACGTTGACGTAAGATGTGAGCTTCATTGCATTATACTTATAGTACATAGTTGATAAAAGAATGACAGGTCCAATCCTTTCAGATGATTATGCAATCAGGTCCTTGTAATCATCACAATTGTGAACAAAGCTCTTCCTTTTCTTTAGACAAGTTAATGAACACTTATTCTACTAACAGCAATCGTATATAGTAAATATAACATGAATTATACAATGAACTAGGCAACAACCATACAGTCATTTGAGCATTTGAAAACCTGTTGATTTGTAAAACTAACTTATAATTGCAAAATCACATCGGTTGTAAGCAGAAACATTTATCATTGTCGCTTTACACTGACCCAGGTGCTGTTGTTGTATCAACAGTTTTTGTGCACATCTTATACGTGGAAATCAAGTGAAAACAGAGGGTTGTTTCACCAACGCAACTGCGAAAATATGATCACCTTCTAGAGGCGTCAATGAATTAGTAACTTATTATTGTATGTTTCCTCGGCATTATCTCAGCCATACGACAAGCCAACACAATTTGATAAATCAGACGTAAATTACATAATGGTCATGCATGCATATGTTGTAAAACTTTGCATCCATATGTATAAATGGCACTCAAGCAGTTTTGTCGATTCGGTATATTTCAGATTCACCTCAGATATCTGAACTCCCATCTTCATACCAAGTGACTGAGGCAGCTAGTTTAAGACTGGACTGTAGTACATATACAACACGAGGCAACCCTTCAATAACCAACTACTCCTGGTCACACGGAGGGTCAACTGTCAGTTCAAGGGCAGTACTGACAAGACACAGTATTAGTAGGACACAGGGAGGGGCATACACCTGTACTGTCAGAAACACAGTAGGATCAGACTCCGCCTCGGTCAACGTTGACGTAAGATGTGAGCTTCATTGCATTATACTTATAGTACATAGTTGATAAAAGAATGACAGGTCCAATATTTTCAGATGATTATGCAATCAGGTCCTTGTAATCATCACAATTGTGAACAAAGCTCTTCCTTTTCTTTAGACAAGTTATTCTACTAACATCAATCGTACATAGTAAATATAACACGAATTATACAATGAACTAGGCAACAACCATACAGTCATTTAAGCATTTGAAAACCTGTTGATTTGTAAACTGACTTATGTTTGCAAAATCACTCCGGGTGTAAGCGGAAACATTTATCATTGTCGCTTTACACTGACCCAAGTGCCGCTGTTGTATCAACAGTTTTTGTGCACATCTTATACGTGGAAATCAAGTGAAAACAGAGGGTTGTTTCACCAACGCAACTGCGAAAATATGATCACCTTCTAGAGGCGTCAATGAATTAGTAACTTATTATTGTATATTTCCTCGGCATTATCTCAACCATACGACAAGCCAACACAATTTTCTATGTAAATTACATAATGGTCATGCATGCATATGTGGTACAACTTTCCATCCATATGTATAAATGGCACTCAAGCAGTTTTGtcgttttggggttttttttcagattcaccACAGATATCTGAACTCCCATCTTCCTACCAAGTGACTGAGACAGCTAGTTTAAGACTAGATTGCAGTACATATACAACGCAGGGCAACCCATCAGCAATCAACTACACTTGGACATACAGAGGGTCAACCGTCAAAACAGGAGCAGTACTGACAAGAAACAGTATTAGTAGGACACAGGGAGGTGCATACACCTGTGCTGTCAGAAACACAGTAGGATCAGACTCCGCCTCGGTCAACGTTGACGTAAGATGTAAGGATAATTCTTAACTCTTTACTCGACTCTGTTAAAACAGTGATGGACTCCTGTCTCGTCTGTTAACCTTCACCACCTTAAGCAGCATTATTGTTTGCGTTATTTTGAAATCTCTTCCATGAAAGGTTCCAGACACTGAGAATGTCGTATTTCCTCCCATCAAGATATGCTCCCCTATCTAGAAGGAAGGTTAGTGAATGCCACTATGGTAACGATCGAATGTATCTGCAAAACTACAACAGCTAGAACTACATCCATCAATCTTAAATGTTTGTGACTAGTGTGGGTGACTCCACAATGTTACAGATTCACCACAAATATCTGGACTCCCATCTTCCTACCAAGTGACTGAGGCAGCTAGTTTAAGACTGGACTGTAGTGCATATACAACACGAGGCAACCCTTCAATAACCAACTACTCCTGGTCACACGGAGAGTCAACCGTCAGTACAAGAGCAGTACTGACAAGAAATAGTATTAGTAGGAGACAGGGAGGGGCATACACCTGTACTGTCAGAAACACAGTAGGATCAGACTCCGCCTCGGTCAACGTTGACGTAAGATGTAAGGATAGTTCTTAACTTTTATTCGATTCTATAAAAACACAACTAATAGTGTAAAGCGGGAGCAGTCTCGTCTGGTAACCTGCAACACATTGCAAGTTGTTCGTGCTATGCACGGCATTAATTTATGTGTAATTTCAAAATCTGTTGCATGAAAGGAACCAATTATTGACAAAGTTGAGGATATGTTACCTGCTAGAAGAAAGAGAAGTGAGTACCATTATGTTAACGATCACATGCAtttgtgaaaaagaaacatattttgcatTCAGGAATCTGAAACGGTAATAGCAAATGTTGTTGATTGTGTAATGTTGCAGATTCACCACGAATAACTGGACTCCCCTCCACCTTCCAACTGACAGAGTTAGCTAGGTTAAGACTGGACTGTAGTAAACACACGCACCAAGGCAACCCGTCAGGAACCAACTACACTTGGACACACGGAGGGTCAACTGTCAGTACAGGAGCTGTATTGACAAGACGCAGCATCAGTAGGAGACAGAGAGGGACGTACACCTGTACTGTTAGAAACACAATAGGATCAGACTCCGCCTCGACTCTTGTAGATGTCCAATGTATGAATAATGCTGCATAAGTTATTCTCCTGCTTTGCAATATTATTGCCTTTGCGTATCATGACGCAAATTGTAATGAGTTAAAAGCGACGAAAACCTAAGCTATATCGGGGTATGGTAAGTGTTTATGTTATGTACATCTTGTACATAGTTTTAGATCTAAGGAGAAGAACTGCATGCAACTACTCATCACTGTGAACAAACAGTTTTAAGGCTGATAGGTAAAGACGTTCGACCGTACTATTCGAATGTATTGTTTCATCTTCAGACCCACCTGTACTCTCTGGCGTTCCATCTGACTACCGAGTAAGTGAACTTTCCAAGTTGTTCCTTGATTGTGCGGGTTACACGTCCCTTGGCAACCCGTCAGCAACTAACTACACGTGGAGCTATGGAACATCAGCTATTAGTACGACGTCTGTGCTTCAACTCTACAGCATCCACCGCTCTGCTGGAGGAGAGTATACCTGCACTGTCAGCAATGCAGTTGGGAATGTGTCCGCCTCTGTTAGAGTCGACGTTCAGTGTGGGTAGAGCTAAACCTTCTCCTTACTAAACAGTGTGTCTAAAATGCAAGTGAAAATGAACATTGAATTGAAGGTTGCTTAGATCCATCTCCACAGAGTGTATAATATGATGATAGATAAGTGATAATTGTCTCATAAATTGTACGTCTCATAGGCTATGTACCCGTAAAGAAGTGGTGTAGAGTTGGTATTCGTAAGAGGTActtgtaagaggtgacgaaCGGGACTGGTTGCTGCGGATTTGGTGCTTGACCAGAATTGTACAGACCTATGACGAtgtaaagtttgtttttttgttacaGATTCACCAGTAATATCCGACTTTCCCTCAAAGTACCAAGTGAACACATCATCAAGACTGTGGCTGGATTGTAGCAGTTTTACAACCGAGGGCAACCCTGCTACAACAAACTACTCCTGGGTATTTTCAGGATCACGTGTCAGTTCTGAATCTGTGCTGAATATAGATGAAGTAAACAGGACTCACCAAGGACGGTATACGTGTACTGCCAGCAACACACTTTCACCAAGCGGAGGGTCTCAACAACAGGGAACAGCATCAGGACGGGTCGATGTGATTGTGCAGTGTGGGTATCTTTTCACGTTAAAAGCAAGTACGTAAGCAAATTACTATTGTCAGCATGTGACGTTTGTCACAAACGGAGCATCATAAAAATCAGGGACGTATACATATACTGCCATCAACATCCCCACGGGGACACCGAGAAAGACAATAGCACGATTATATTGTACCAGGAGGAATCTGTTTCAGGACCTCAGATTCGCAAGATTCAGGGGTTTATGATACACAATGCAAGATCTTGTATTTGGTTATCATTGTGTCTTTAAACCCCTGAATATAAAGTCCTACCCCTAAACAGCAAGCCTAATTTCTACTAAAAATACCCTACCTTTACATTAGCATCGTAGATGTTCATCGCAAGGCTATTTATACGCCATGTTTGCGTGAACTAGGTCATGACCACGTCTAACATTCTATACTGCACGTGCCACCTGGAAAACAAGGGGAAGATTGGTAACACAATGCCACTTAATATCGCTGTCAAAATTGATGGTGTTTCATGTCGACAACTATACACACGTGTGCTGTCTTTTCTCTTCATGACACAATCCAAATGTGATAGTGCTTGCTCTCTGCCGCTGTATGCCGCAATTCAAACAGCGAAAATTGATCTCGTTTCGACAATCTTCTTCCGAAAATGCTGAACGCAAAATTAACTTCAAGTACAATCTGTAAATGACTTTTCTTATGATGAAACTGGGTATGTACCACTTGTCACTCTTACAAACGACATGTCATCTAGACCATAGATGGGTCCAGTAAATCAGAGGTGTGATTTCAAACACCTTTACACCATAACCAATTGTCTACAAATAGAAATACTTTCAGAATATTGTTAGATTAATGCTATTGTATTTCAACTACATGTCTTAAACGAACAGATGCCCCTTCAGTATCTGGACTGCCTCGATCTTATTCGGTGGTGGAAGAATCCCAGCTGTTTGTCAACTGCAGTGACTACTCTTCGCCAGGGAACCCAGCGACTACTAACTACACATGGAGCTATAGGACATCGGTTGTCAGTTTTGAAGAAGTCCTTCAGAAGGACAACATTACCAGGACTGAAGGGGGCCAATATATATGCACTGTCAGCAACGTTGTTGGGTCGGAGTCGGCTTCCATCAGTGTTGACGTGCAATGTGAGTGCTTATGGACACCAGGCATTTTAAGTGCCTGAAAATCTTGAAAAACAATATTGATCTACAAACTATATGTAAGAGCTGGGGATAAATTAGACTTTGTATTTGTGTTATGGTGTATGCAAATACATATTACAAGTAGTGTTTTCTTTCAGATGCGCCATATATATCTGACTTCCCCTCCAGCTTCCGGGTGATCGAGTCAACACAATTATGGATTGACTGTAGAGCATACACTACATATGGGAATCCAGAAACAACGAGATTTTCTTGGAATTTTAATGGTTCCCAAGTCAGTTCCACCTCTTTGCTGGAGGTGGCCAGCATCAGCAGAGATCAGAGAGGGCAGTACGCGTGTACTGCTAGCAACATCCTGACACCTAGCGAAGAAACTGAACACCGTGGCACAGCAACAGCCAAGGTCAAGGTTGATGTACAGTGTGAGTTTTTCTATGCTCTATTGTAACATAGAAATTAGATGTGTGGAGTAGGGTTGTTGAAATCAGCTTTTAATTCTCAAGTATCCTGTTTGTTTCATGTGCAGACGGGGAAATggggtaacctaatggttaaaacgtttcctcgtcactctgaagacccatgttcacttcccacatgggaacactgtgtgaagcccacttctggtgtcccctagcCGTGATATCGCCATgaacagcggcgtaaaattaaaatcACTCATGTTTCACTTTGTGCTTTTTGTGTGTACGAGTATGCACAACCTTTGCTTGGCATTCGGTATCACCATTATCTGAAAGCCATGTTTCCCCACGTTTTCTTATGACATAGAGAGcagtttttttatgaaattcTGTCTTTCCAGGACTTTTCGGAGACTATTGAAGTATTTGTGGCtgtttccacacacacacagcgtccttgTCAACCCGAATGCTGTAATTTACTCGACATTTAAATTAAAGATATTCTCTAACCAATTTCATACACGTGTCGTGTGTTCTACAGACCCTCCAACACTGACCGGTTTGGTTTCACCGAGGACAGTCAGGGAGATGTCTACCTTATCGATAGACTGTAAAAGCACAACCATACCAGGAAATCCACCTGTTACTGTCTACTCATGGACATATAACGGTTCTACTGTCAGTGACGCCGCTGTGTTGACTCTGCACAACATCAGGAGGAGTCAGATGGGGGACTATATCTGTACAGCTGGCAACACCATGACCTCATCCGGAGGTTCCCAACGACAGGGTATAGCTAGTACAGTTGTCAAGGTTGAAGTGGAGTGTAAGTATTAATGACACCACTTGACTGTGAGATGGAGGGGACTGCTCTTAATGGAAGTACGCTGATACTGATGTGAACACTACATTATCTTATTGACCAGAAGATTGGATGAAGGTGATGCTTAaataatgttattgtttatataatgtaaGTATGATCTCCtaccaataataataatgcagtGATATAAGATGGTGTAGTGGCATAACGGACAAAGGAATAATGAGTGTATCTTTTGACCAAAGCTGCTTCCATACCCTCTTTTCCCACCCTGTAGCAACTCAAACAATGAAGATGTGTTTTGGGTACTTACGAGAAATGAGTTGTGGGAGTTTGATATATAGACCGGATCGGTGAACCAAGCATGTGTAAATAAATTCCTGATCTCTTTGTACAGATGGCCCTTCAGTATCTGGACGCCCGCCTACTCACTGGGTGGTAGAGCAATCGCAGCTGGAAATCAACTGCAGCCACTACACTACACCTGGCAACCCCCCAACCTTAAACTACACGTGGACCTACAGTCAGTCAGTGGTCAGTGATGAGGAAGTACTGAAGGTAGACACAATCAACAGGACACAGGCTGGACAATATACCTGTTTTGTCAGCAATGGTGTTGGGGCAGTGTCGACTACTGTCAATGTTGACATACAGTGTGAGTGTTCACATGACACCAAGATCATAATCTCATGCAATAACATTTGTCTTTATTTATCAGGTTACACATGTAGACGTTGAGTAATGAGTTTTACtacattttctcatcaaaagATGCTCCGTCCATCATTGGCATGCCATCTTCATACCAAGTGGTTGAAGAGACTGACCTAATGATCAGCTGTCTGAACTCCACTTCACCTGGCAACCCGGGAACTAGTAACTACACATGGAGCTATAGGGGACATGTAATCCATACCATGGATGTTCTTCAGCTCAACAGCATCAACCGAACTGCAAGTGGCCTGTATATCTGTACGGTATACAACGACGTCGGTTCAGATTCTGCCGCAATCAGCGTTGACGTACAGTGTGAGTTGTTATAGTTCTCATGACGtatgtagtaaaatatgtaaggCTATATCAAAGCCATAATGAAAACGTTTTGGTGTTAATCATTACATTGATTGCCATGGGTTCGTACTCCATGGATATATCAAACGTATGATCTAAAACACCCCTTAACAAAAAagcattaagtgagtgagtcacttcagttttacgccgcactcaacaatactgCAGATATATGGCGTCTGTCTGtacatcgagtctggaccaggcttTTCAGTGATGGACAGCATGAACAGCAATCTACGGGTCAATAAACAGTACTGAATCAGCCGATAATATA
The window above is part of the Haliotis asinina isolate JCU_RB_2024 chromosome 1, JCU_Hal_asi_v2, whole genome shotgun sequence genome. Proteins encoded here:
- the LOC137286726 gene encoding hemicentin-1-like isoform X2, giving the protein MTTWLNLVIACYILIVWIHQTRGCGGTYRGHTGTIRSPNYPYTYRNHLSCTYVITPRRLIQLKFVTFSTEGGYDYVRVYNGTGSLLASLSGSHSGYTVQPSTYYRMEFTSDVSIGSSGFRAVWTSIPTISGLPTPYKVNESRRVMLDCSSYTQSSTKETYTWTYKGSTVSPGPVLYIENIKKNQAGQYTCTATNSVGPASAAVLVVVQYSPRISGLPSTFQVTESSSLRLDCSTYTTQGNPSVTNYNWTHGESTVTTGSVLTRNSISRRQGGAYTCTVRNTVGSDSASVNVDVRYSPQISELPSSYQVTETASLRLDCSTYTTQGNPSAINYTWTYRGSTVKTGAVLTRNSISRTQGGTYTCTVRNTVGSDSASVNVDVRYSPQISGLLSTYKVTESARLRLDCSKHTQQGNPSGTNYTWTHRGSTVSTGAVLTLNSISRRQRGTYTCTVRNTVGSASALVNIDVTYSPQISGLPSSYQVTEAASLRLDCSTYTTRGNPSVTNYTWLHGGSTVSTGAVLTRHSISRTQGGAYTCTVRNTVGSDSASVNVDVRYSPQISGLPSSYQVTEAASLRLDCSTYTTRGNPSITNYSWSHGESTVSTGAVLTRNSISRRQGGAYTCTVRNTVGSDSASVNVDVRYSPQISELPSSYQVTEAASLRLDCSTYTTRGNPSITNYSWSHGGSTVSSRAVLTRHSISRTQGGAYTCTVRNTVGSDSASVNVDVRYSPQISELPSSYQVTETASLRLDCSTYTTQGNPSAINYTWTYRGSTVKTGAVLTRNSISRTQGGAYTCAVRNTVGSDSASVNVDVRYSPQISGLPSSYQVTEAASLRLDCSAYTTRGNPSITNYSWSHGESTVSTRAVLTRNSISRRQGGAYTCTVRNTVGSDSASVNVDVRYPPVLSGVPSDYRVSELSKLFLDCAGYTSLGNPSATNYTWSYGTSAISTTSVLQLYSIHRSAGGEYTCTVSNAVGNVSASVRVDVQYSPVISDFPSKYQVNTSSRLWLDCSSFTTEGNPATTNYSWVFSGSRVSSESVLNIDEVNRTHQGRYTCTASNTLSPSGGSQQQGTASGRVDVIVQYAPSVSGLPRSYSVVEESQLFVNCSDYSSPGNPATTNYTWSYRTSVVSFEEVLQKDNITRTEGGQYICTVSNVVGSESASISVDVQYAPYISDFPSSFRVIESTQLWIDCRAYTTYGNPETTRFSWNFNGSQVSSTSLLEVASISRDQRGQYACTASNILTPSEETEHRGTATAKVKVDVQYPPTLTGLVSPRTVREMSTLSIDCKSTTIPGNPPVTVYSWTYNGSTVSDAAVLTLHNIRRSQMGDYICTAGNTMTSSGGSQRQGIASTVVKVEVEYGPSVSGRPPTHWVVEQSQLEINCSHYTTPGNPPTLNYTWTYSQSVVSDEEVLKVDTINRTQAGQYTCFVSNGVGAVSTTVNVDIQYAPSIIGMPSSYQVVEETDLMISCLNSTSPGNPGTSNYTWSYRGHVIHTMDVLQLNSINRTASGLYICTVYNDVGSDSAAISVDVQFAPSLSDFPWTYRVIEASRVWLDCRSFVIKGNPPSTNYTWTFNGSVISNSPVLDIHNTSREQEGHYTCTASNTLTPTEGFQYQGIATGQVWLDVQYPPDISGLPSVFTVTEASSFSVDCSILTSPGNPESTNYTWTHSGYVVSAEPNLVLGTTGRNQSGIYICTASNILTPHGDRQILGTATASVSLVVQYGPGDSVVITSSGPPSVTEGDGGFTATCTADCNPSCTITWRKGNTSLPGQISLTNVSRTDSGDYICQAQNDVGEAQERKFRLTVYSPPSKPTDMQVVSLTDSSVSLQWTSGFNGGAHQTYTLLYKSELEPHWLTWDDNIADPGRHHKVSVHIPLLTPDGTYQFQVYGSNVYGQGEITVISATTLINQGSVLRRHYMPVGIAAGLGVLLVGVLVTVCVVLCRRRTHPSVGDGEPSDLPLNPFMPRPSISQQVAPDVTVVADNDHSTPASDGDVGARRGIDIQNQEVTAVPPAKYSVDVNKSCNVTTQD